GCCCATAAGAGGTCAATGAATAAGGGTGAAGCGTATGGCGGGAAAATCAAAATTCCAGATATGGAAACGTTGAAAACATGATAGTAAACTAAGAAACCCACAGTGGCTGAAATTAAACCGGGAACAAGCAGTTCTACATAGGGTATGCCTTGGATAAACAGGTATTCCATGGCTACGAAGGCACCTATAAGTGGGCTTCCAAAGAAGGAACCGAAACTACCTGCCACGCCACAGTAAGTCACAAAAATCACTGCATTAGTTCGGATTTTAAGTTTATCAGCAAGCAGCGTAGATGCGCCTCCGCCTAAATCTGCCAGCCCTCCCTCTGGACCAATTGAAGCACCTGCCCATAGAGAAAGAATACATTGTGTTATTATGCTTGGCAAGTGACGGTAATTGAGGCGTCCTTTGGTTTCAGAAAACTCCTTTTGGGTCGAGCCGAGATGGATGTGTTCTCCCGCATATTTGATTGTTAAGCCTATCAATACTCCGCCTATTGTCAGCAAGATTAGTGGCCAAAACAGGGCATAAGGTGTGCCTTCAAAGGGAGCTTCAAAAAATGATTCCCCCCAACCTGCTAAGAACAAGTAACCTATTGTTAGTAGGCTTGCTAGGGCACCTATGCCGGCGGCTAAAATCAATACTTTAAACAGATAGAGTCCTGAAGCAAAAATAGAATTTTTGTCACTTGCCAATTTATGAACCCAAAAAATTAGTGATGCCTAAAAGTAGGAGCATTGTTTCTTGTTGATAAGACTTTGTTATTGTTAATGTGTAGTCATTATTTTCATCTGAACTTAAGTGAATGTGTTTATCTTGGATGGTTATCTTAGATGGGATGGTTTCCTTAAGGTTTAAAAACGCCTTTCTCTTCTTCTCTAAAAGGGAATATTTGCCCATTTTCTGTCTTGTCTAATTTTTTGGCGGTAAGTATGTCAAAGAATTTTTCGTGGGTTGAACTTCAAAGTTGGCTTCTTGGGTCACGATATTTAATTGTAACCTTGTCAATAATGAGTTTTCTAATTATCCTCCCCTACACTTTTACCCAGTATGTTTATTTCGGACGCATCGTGCTTGCTTTTTGGCTTGCTCTTATATTAGTTGCTCTTAGCCTTTCAGTTTACCGTATAAAGATAGGCGGAAAGATTGGGTTACTATTAATAGCTGTAAATTTAGCTGCGACTATTCTTAATTTGAGTCTTGGGAGTTACCCGATTGCGGTGATAAACAGACTTCTGAATTTTATCACTTTTTCTTTTGTATCAATAATCATTTTTGTTGATTTAGCGACGGTTTATGTTGAAAAGCGCGGGAGATCCGATTACGTCTGGGGCGGCATCGCTATTTACCTATTAATCGGATTAACGTGGGGTGCCCTGTATAATTTAGTGGAATTGGTTACGCCGGGGTCATTTTTAGGTCCAGAATCTTTAGGCACCATAGAGTTTCCACTTTTTGTCTACTTTAGCTACTATGTGTTGACCACCGTTGGCGGTGTTTTAACTCCTATCACTTTGCAGGCTCAATCTTTGGTTATGATAGAACCAATAGTTGGAACTCTGTACGTTGCCATATTAGTTGCTCGACTTGTTAACCATATATCTGCCAGAAAACAAGCAAAACCAGACAGTTCCGAGCAGTCTACAAAATAGCGTTCGTCAGAAACCCTGATTCTGTAATATTGTATTAAGTGTACTTTTTGGATATAAATTGATAAAATCAGAATTGCTCTTAAATAAAAAAGGAAGAGAAAAAAAGTTTTTTTTAAAGGTTTAAGCCGGGATTACTGTTTCCTTCGCAGGTTTGGTTTCAACAATCCGCGTTATTTTATTTACCACTTGGTTTTCAACATCAAAGTTCCAGACCATCTCAGGTATGTTAATGAGAAGGAACAAGCCGCCAGTCATAACTGCCTCAACAGCGGTCACTGCTAAGTTCTGTATCCATTTCCCGATACCCACTTGAACTTCAAAATCGTTTGGTTCGCCTTCAATAAGAATAGTGATTGCTCGCGTTGCTGTTAGTATATCTCTAAGTAGGTCTTCTTTTTTGGCTTGAATTACATAGCCTTTTGATGTGCTGGCAATTTGAGTCTGGAAATCGTCACGCTGCAAGGATGCTTCTATTTTACTCGATAACTCATTTAGGTCCCAATTCCTGTTTACAAAACGTAGTGTTTTTACAGATACCATATAAAAAATCACCAAAAAATATCTCCGAGTAAAAAGATTTAAGGATTTGTGGATACGCTAAGTGGCAACAATAAACGAAAATCTCGTTTTAAATTTACCACGCCACTGTTAAAACAATCCGATTACACTTAGCGGGCCATATTGCTGTCTGATTGCGAATAGTTTGGGATACACGTTAGTTGGCGGAATAGATTGGTGTTGTGTCAAAGTAATCACAAACTAATAAGTAAAAGATTACGTTGATTCAAAATGTTTTTCTTGCGTTTTTTGAGGTGTTTATATGAGTCAAAATAAGAAACCTAATATTCTTGTAATGTGGGGCGACGACATAGGCTGGTGGAACATCAGCTACAACAACAAAGGCCAAATGGGCTACCGCACACCAAACATCGACCGCATAGCAAATGAAGGAATCTCTTTCACCGATTATTACGGGCAACAAAGCTGCACCGCTGGTCGCGCCGCATTCATTACAGGCCAAAACCCTATTAGAACAGGCTTAACAAAAGTTGGCATGCCCGGGGCTAACTTAGGGTTACAATCTGAAGATCCAACAATCGCTGATTTGCTCAAACCCTTAGGCTATGCCACAGGTCAATTCGGCAAAAACCACTTAGGTGACAGAGATGAATTTTTGCCCACAAATCACGGGTTTGACGAGTTTTTCGGCAACTTGTATCATTTAAATGCAGAGGAAGAACCTGAAGACCCCGATTATCCCAAAGACCCTGAATTTAGAAAGAAGTTTGGCCCTCGTGGGGTTATTCATAGTTTTGCTGGTGGCAAAATTGAAGATACAGGACCCTTAACCAAGAAAAGAATGGAGACAATTGACGATGAAATAACTGAAAATGCAATAAGGTATATTGAAGATAACGGCAAGTCGGGTAAACCGTTTTTTGTGTGGTATAACACTACAGCGATGCATTTCAGAACACATCCAGCCCCTAAGCATCTTGGAAAAAGTGGCAAAGGCGGCTTCTACAACGATGTAATGGTTGCTCACGATGAAAACATCGGTAAACTCCTTAGCAAACTCGACGAACTCGGTATCGCAGATGACACTATCGTTATGTATTCTACGGATAATGGCCCACACTATAACGCTTGGCCAGATGGTGCAATAACGCCATTTAGGAGCGAGAAAAACACGAATTGGGAGGGTGCTTGGCGGGTTCCAACATTTGCTCGCTGGCCTAACAAATTCCCGGCAGGTCTGGTTCTTAATGGTATTGTTTCTCATCAAGATTGGCTTCCGACGCTTTTAGCAGCTGCAGGCGAGCCGAACATAAAAGAAAAACTATTGCAAGGGCATACTGCAGGTGTAAAGAATTTCAAAGTACACCTCGACGGGCACAACATGCTGCCTTACTTTATGGGGCAAGAAAAAGACAGCCCACGCCAATCCTTCTTCTACATAAATGATGACGGGCAACTTGTAGCTCTTAGGTACAATGATTGGAAGCTTGTTTTCTTGGAACAGAGAGCTAAAACAATGGCGTTGTGGGGTGAACCTTTCGTATCCCTGCGTATTCCAAAAATGTTTAATTTACGCAGAGACCCATTCGAACGCGCTGACCTTAACTCGAACACATATTGGGACTGGCTTATTGAACACGCATTCTTACTAATTCCTGCCCAAGCTTTTGTTGCAGAACAAATCCAATCTTTAAAAGAGTTCCCACCACGTCAAAAGCCTTCCTCATTCAATCTTGATCGCGTGATGGAACACCTACAAGATGCAGCAGGTGCTGGCCAACATTAACAATCACACTAAGTAGTGATAGTTCAGCACCTTCTTTTCTTTTTAACAGTAATTGAGATTCGATAGATGTGAACAAAAAAGAGCAGAAAATTCAAGCTTTTCATGTAATGGCTAAACCTACAGGCTCCAGATGTAATTTGAATTGTGCCTATTGTTTTTACTTAAAAAAGAAACAGCTCTATCCGAAGAGTAATTTTCAAATGTCAGAGGAAATTATGGAAAAGTACATCCGACAAACCCTTCAAGCCCACAACTCACCCAGCGTAACCATTGCTTGGCAGGGTGGTGAACCAACGCTGATGGGTTTAGACTTTTTCCGCCACGCCACTAATGTGATAAAACAAAATGTTCGTCCAGGCGTAACAGTTGAGAATACTTTGCAAACCAACGGTGTTTTGATTGATGATGAATGGTGCAAGTTTTTGCATGACAACCATTTTTTGGTAGGTTTAAGCAGTGATGGCCCAAAACAAATGCATGATGCTTATCGAAAAGACAAAACAGGGCGTTCAGTTTTTGATAAGGTGATACACAGTGCTCATCTTATGCAGAGATATAATGTTGAATTTAACATTCTTTGCACAGTAAATGCCGTGAACAGTCAGCATCCCCTTGAAGTTTACCGGTTTTTCCGTGATGAACTAAAAACGCCTTATCTGCAGTTTATCCCCATTGTTGAGCGAGATAACGAAACAGGAAATCAAGAAGGCAACTGTATCACTGAACGTTCAGTGAATCCAAAGCAGTATGGAAAGTTTTTGATTGAAGTCTTTGATGAATGGGTTACTAATGATGTGGGTAAGATGTTTGTTTTGTTTTTCGATGGAGTATTAGCTTCCTATGTTAGGGGGTACTCGTCTCTTTGCATATTGAGCCCTAAATGTGGGGAAGGTGTTGTTCTTGAACATAACGGCGATGTTTATAGTTGCGACCATTTTGTGGAACCAAACTACTTTTTAGGAAACATTTCAAACACTTCCATAGCCGACCTTGTTTTTAGTCAAAGGCAAAGAGATTTTGGGGATTATAAATGGAAAACTCTGCCTCGTTACT
The Candidatus Bathyarchaeota archaeon genome window above contains:
- a CDS encoding chloride channel protein, coding for MASDKNSIFASGLYLFKVLILAAGIGALASLLTIGYLFLAGWGESFFEAPFEGTPYALFWPLILLTIGGVLIGLTIKYAGEHIHLGSTQKEFSETKGRLNYRHLPSIITQCILSLWAGASIGPEGGLADLGGGASTLLADKLKIRTNAVIFVTYCGVAGSFGSFFGSPLIGAFVAMEYLFIQGIPYVELLVPGLISATVGFLVYYHVFNVSISGILIFPPYASPLFIDLLWALLIGVIGGFFGAYHQWLYVKLHKHVFIRFESSPIKRGLIGGLTVGFIGSFVPLLLYSGQNEIISILFQSSAYSFGFLLLLMFGKSIVTALSFNTVFKGGPVFPYLFMGGTMGLAITQVLPFIPQGVAVTAGMAAIASALFPLPISVILLVSLMSQINLIPTITIASITGFLLSRYLKKYMMQRAQSLQEKTPTAHTSSSHENT
- a CDS encoding arylsulfatase, whose protein sequence is MSQNKKPNILVMWGDDIGWWNISYNNKGQMGYRTPNIDRIANEGISFTDYYGQQSCTAGRAAFITGQNPIRTGLTKVGMPGANLGLQSEDPTIADLLKPLGYATGQFGKNHLGDRDEFLPTNHGFDEFFGNLYHLNAEEEPEDPDYPKDPEFRKKFGPRGVIHSFAGGKIEDTGPLTKKRMETIDDEITENAIRYIEDNGKSGKPFFVWYNTTAMHFRTHPAPKHLGKSGKGGFYNDVMVAHDENIGKLLSKLDELGIADDTIVMYSTDNGPHYNAWPDGAITPFRSEKNTNWEGAWRVPTFARWPNKFPAGLVLNGIVSHQDWLPTLLAAAGEPNIKEKLLQGHTAGVKNFKVHLDGHNMLPYFMGQEKDSPRQSFFYINDDGQLVALRYNDWKLVFLEQRAKTMALWGEPFVSLRIPKMFNLRRDPFERADLNSNTYWDWLIEHAFLLIPAQAFVAEQIQSLKEFPPRQKPSSFNLDRVMEHLQDAAGAGQH
- a CDS encoding anaerobic sulfatase maturase, which produces MAKPTGSRCNLNCAYCFYLKKKQLYPKSNFQMSEEIMEKYIRQTLQAHNSPSVTIAWQGGEPTLMGLDFFRHATNVIKQNVRPGVTVENTLQTNGVLIDDEWCKFLHDNHFLVGLSSDGPKQMHDAYRKDKTGRSVFDKVIHSAHLMQRYNVEFNILCTVNAVNSQHPLEVYRFFRDELKTPYLQFIPIVERDNETGNQEGNCITERSVNPKQYGKFLIEVFDEWVTNDVGKMFVLFFDGVLASYVRGYSSLCILSPKCGEGVVLEHNGDVYSCDHFVEPNYFLGNISNTSIADLVFSQRQRDFGDYKWKTLPRYCRECEFLFTCYGECPKNRVLKTPDGEENLNWLCEGLKAFFVHTKEPMQMMANLLLRGRPASDIMQIWHEKTVQ